The Arachis hypogaea cultivar Tifrunner chromosome 19, arahy.Tifrunner.gnm2.J5K5, whole genome shotgun sequence genome has a window encoding:
- the LOC112775105 gene encoding uncharacterized protein yields MKNSMLYFSFALLYTFLLSTHVLTHEIPNNEERIPAQNNNAWPYELEGSTSGYHLPSYYFQEANPSLVPNAKKGHYTTRLVGYTPSDYQLDKTMIDISFPGGRINFPWPFSSSMFVAPKTDEASPLYTATSTSYHRANQYPSYFGDTENPKSRRMTRNRKLFMMEPSEVNEKFTHIFPTKTSNMIHGGKGYGDIDEATTT; encoded by the exons ATGAAGAATTCAATGTTATACTTTTCATTTGCTCTTCTTTATACTTTTCTCTTATCAACACACGTCTTAACTCATGAAATACCAAATAATG AGGAGAGAATTCCAGCACAAAATAACAATGCATGGCCTTATGAGTTAGAAGGTTCAACAAGTGGCTATCATCTTCCCAGTTACTACTTTCAAGAAGCTAATCCTTCTTTGGTACCTAACGCTAAAAAGGGTCACTATACTACTCGTTTGGTTGGCTATACTCCCAGTGACTATCAACTTGACAAAACAATGATAGATATTAGTTTTCCGGGTGGTAGAATAAATTTTCCTTGGCCATTTTCAAGTTCTATGTTTGTGGCACCAAAAACTGATGAAGCAAGCCCTCTTTATACTGCTACTTCGACTAGTTACCATCGTGCCAATCAATATCCATCATACTTCGGAGATACTG AGAATCCTAAAAGTAGAAGAATGACGAGAAATCGTAAATTATTTATGATGGAGCCTTCAGAAGTTAATGAAAAGTTTACTCATATTTTTCCAACAAAGACTTCCAACATGATACATGGCGGTAAAGGATATGGAGACATTGATGAGGCGACAACAACCTAA